Part of the Coccinella septempunctata chromosome 3, icCocSept1.1, whole genome shotgun sequence genome is shown below.
TTCGGGATTTTCATTTGTTACTCAGATAGATTAAGTCCATCTACAGTTTATCGCCTTCAAAAAGTACACAATCAAAACAATCTGAAGATTTATTTTTGCTGCACCGACAAACAGTGATGAGCGGTATTTCACGCAAGAGGAATTTAATCTGAAGTTTTTCTTTGCTGacttttttcatcaaattgTTCAGATTTCAGGAATCGTATTAGGGGAATAGGGCGTTGGAAACGTTCGAATTCACAGGAGTTGCGTCGGAAAACATAATCACAAATCATTATTCCGGCAAGAATTCTGAATGTGTCTGAATTCAGATACATGACACGCGCTGATATGAAATCAACAAATGTAACTATCTGCATAGATCTAGCAAACCATAATCACTCAGAGTACATATTAACAGAAATACTATTCCATCGAAAAAGAGTGTATGCTGACAGTAGTTTCggtctcttttgacctcatcagGGTAACTCAACTGAAACCAGGACGAAAATGGAATGAATTGATAGCCCATATTTATTCGATGTTAGCAGCATGGTGAAGGAATAGCGACATCTAACTGGTAACGAGAACCAATCCAAATCACCGTCCTAATTATCTGAGTAAAGAAGGCAGCATATATGCATTTACCAAACACTTCGATTGCAGGAATCGTACATGTTTCGTATACATATAAAGAAAATTTAACGCCGAACATAAGGAATGCCATGGGAAAGAAAAGGACTGTAGAAATGCAATCATCCAGTGCTAGAAGAATTTCATTGCAggtgaaaaattatttaatattCAATTGTACCCCCAATTATTTTTAAGTGAGCTCCTCATTTCTTGTCAGTAACCCTTGTTAATTGTTCGAAATAGCATTTGACAGACTTTTCTTTTGCCGTCTGACTGCTCGGGTTGAAACTGTATACCAGTATCTTCGTACCCGTTCTATTAAAAATGATCTCCAGCATGTTTCGAAGGATTCTCCAGTTGAGTTGTTTTAGACCACAACCCAACTTTGGCTTCTTCACCTTCAGCTTTGCGAGTTCACCCTTCAGTTTTAACAAGGTATCCCACATACCTTCATAGCTAGGTTTATTATCGGAAAATCTTTTGGTTACTAGGTAGAAAAGGCAACGCCGGCCATGAGCTAGCCCCAGGATTTCCCCGGACGCGTATTGGCATTGTTTACTATGCTGCAACGCATGCATGCTGTTGCAACGCAGTAAAGAATGACTGAACCAATGCTCTCTCTACCAAGACCCAGCACAAGCAGGTGTTCAGACGTAGAAACTATTGTATTATTGATACGCAGCTATTCTTGTGATATAGTTTATCGCATTTCAGTCCCAACCACGTTCAAATTTGCTTTCTATCGCAATTTTGCAGTTCGCGTTtataaaaaaaacaagaatataCTATAGCCAAAAATAGTTTATTAAATCACACTGATATCCAAAAAAATAATGTATAGTGAATACTTCTAATACACATAATAATAACAATAGTAAAATATTGTAAGTATCGATGAAAACAGTTCTAAAACAGACTAAAATACAAAATACTACATTAAATGCAAAATCCACTGAAGTATGATACTAGTGTACGTTTCCATTTGAATTTGCATTTGGtttattaaaataaattttttccttcGAAGATCTTTGTCTTTTAGTATTGTTTGAGCTTTCTTTTTTGAATGGTCTACCAGATTGAACAGCTTGAATATGTTTTGCGCCGCTTGATGATAAACCACGTCTAATTTTTCTTCGGCTGTCTGATAATGGCGGAACAGTGAGATATTTTTTGAAAcatgaataaaatgaaatacctaAGTCAAAGGTTGTCATAATTatgttttattaaattttttatggcATCAAACATATCAACCGTTTTATTTTTAGTTGCTATTTTACAAATGCGTTCAAAATTTTCTGCCTTTATTATTCGATGAAACTCGTTAGTCATTTTCGCATATCTGCTCAGGTTGGTACTACGAAAATGCCGACCGCTTTTGACTACTAAGGCCAGCCCCACATTGAAGGCAATGTAGCCTAGCACAGCACAGCGGAGTAACTACATAGGAAAACTATTCCTGTGCTCTGCCTGAACGATGCCCACATATTGAGAGTAGCGTAGCCCAGAAAAGCATAGGGGAAGTACCATGGAACTATAGAGGAATGAGCACATATTGCCTGTAGATAGTTGTTTCTGTGTCCTTAGTTAGTTTCTTACAAAAATGTAGATCCAGCCGATCAGCTGAACCTACTTTTCGATTCGAAATCAAAttcggaaaatggaaatattttgtttttatatagTTTGTCCAAATTTTTGCTAATCTCCTCCAAGTAGTCGTTGTTACTCGTATCGCAAATtccattttcataaaatttaacGGTTACATTTAAAACACCGTGGTCACTCTGCAGAGGAAACTGTGCGAACTCCACAACCGACGCAGGGTAGACAGAGTACTCTGTTACTACGTCGCGTAGGCCTCTGCTCTGCTACGTCCAATATGCGGCGTTCTATTGAATTGCACTTGTTACAAAATCCTCTACTAGGCTAACTCTGCTGTACTGTGCTGGACTGCTCTCAATGTGCGGCTAGCCTTACACGGGCACTCGAAATGGAGCGCCTAAGTGCAAGAAGTCCTGAGCTGTCCGGAGGCCGAAAGTTGCTGACGGTCAGCCACCCCCGAAAAGACGCCTTGTGAGGGGCCTGAATAAGCGCTCAATATTGAGTAAACAATGCATCGAGAATGGGCGCGTATCCATATTACAATAGTTAATACGTCTGAACAGTCCGAATGCCTGCCTATGCTGAATCATGGTAAGATATGTCTGGGTAGAGAGAGCATTGGTTATTGGTTCAGTGATTCTTAACCGCGTTGCAACAGCATGTATGAGTTGCAGCATGGTAAATAATACCAATACTCTTCCCATACGAGGCTGTTGTTTGAAGAGCTAAGGTACACGGCCAAATTTCTTCCTGAAGATGAATGCTATTACTCTGGACATACGCATGTCTTCGGCGACACAATGAGCTAGTGAATAATCTTCAGACACAGAGAAAAGATCTTACTGCTGCTCGATCAATGGTAACTCCGAATCTTGCTTTTCTACTTCCTCTATAGTTTTCTATGAATTGGTCGAAACTCATCTCATCGTGCTCCACTTTCTCAGATGGGCTCCGTCATGTTCGTCGTAGACCGCCACGTATTTCGCCAAACGATTTATATGGAACACTCGTTTCTTTCCCTGGATAGTTTTTAAATACGATACACTACGTCGTTGATCCTTTTTATCACCTTGTATGGTCCTTCCCAGTCTTTCTGTAACTTAGGtgataataaggataaattcagatgcataccacccgctgatatgaatttcaacaagtgttacgatctgaattgaactagccaatttgcacTCGTCAAGGCctcaaatggagtacgccccatcgaagaaaagcagaagctgaccatggtttcgataTGAAATTATGAcagctggcatcatttctgccgtgatctgaacgtgttcccagaCTTCCCAATTCATCACAtgtctgttgttcgcaaagcgaatcggcgtactgaattagggaaaatatgggacatatgctattgtcttcgtcttggtttatatctggaggggattgaatcggacaccccgtctgttccgatattcctgaacagtactatCAGTATTACAGAGACGATgtctattggcccagtcgttcgagttctattgttattcgattgcgggccagtaaaaccagcaatatcggaaaaGGCCCACCATTTCATACTgagtggcgctctgggtaactatatagtactcagtagtcgctgtgttactggatagtactcaatagcgcttgccagtattgaataagggtccatcaattccaaacctTCTCCATCGGGgaaaaaagctatgttgctctgatgaggtcaaatgagaccgaaaccatagtcggcatctgcttttcttcgatggggctTACTCTATTTGgagccttgacgatggcaaattggctagttcaattcacttgttgatattcatatcagcgggtggtatgcatctgaatttatccttattatcgTATTCATTGCCTCACCGTTAAGGCGTGATCTTTCTTATTATTAGGTGATAGTCTTCTCTTCCTCTGGGGGTTGTATAGCCAGACCAATTCTCTAACATCGAAACCACCTTCCTCTGCTTTGCTGTCATCCGAGTCTTCATTCGGTCACTCGCTATTTCGATGTTCTGTCAGACTTTCTCATGAATGTAGTGTAACCTGCTCTTCAAGCTGCTCACGTAGTCCTCACCTCCAAATTTCAGATCACAAGGCAACCTTATTTCTCGACCGAACATAATACAGGCTGGCGTCACTCCTGTCGATTCTTGTACTGACTATTACATGACCTATaggccatggtgaatagattaGGGTACCTGTCCCAGTCTCTTTGATGATCAGAGACCATTTTAGTCAAATATTTTCCTACAGTTCGATTAATTTTTTCGACCATGCCATTTGACTGTGAGTGAAGGGCCGTAATCCTAGTCTTCTTGATTCCGAGCAATTTGCATACATTCTGGAACAGGCTGGACTCGAAGTTCCGCCCTCGATCGGAATGTAGCTCTAGTGGCACACGTCTCTTTGATGAGCACATCCCCAACTGTTGAAGCCTTTTGATTTGGAATGGCATAAGCCTCCACACATTTGGTAAAATGCTCCATCGCCACCAGTATGTATTATTTCCATCTTCGGTTTCTTGGAATGGGCCTGCGATATCGATGGCGACTCTTTCCAAAGGACTGGTCGTAGTTCCGTGCACAACCAAAGAGGCTTGAAACTGGTCATAGCGTGAGACCCGAGTGCACAATGATGTTGAACAAACCTAACCTAAGCGTAAGGCCTTATTGCACGCTGTAGTGCAGCGTTTGGCGTCTTGAAGAATGGAAATGTCCTGAGCACGGCCTTTTAAATCGATGGAGGAAACGTCCTTGTTTGCGTTTAGCGGAGCGGGAAATCAAAGTTCAAATCAGTTTGCGTTTTATGACCATTGTGTCATGGTAGCGCAAAATTTCCGCTGTGTAGAgatgtacagtgcatcccattttgggtgagacatccaggtttctcgcttgttattttAGATAGAGCAttgcggttttcacgttcctgtcctacttttttgtgaaactcaagttgacctaatcagattttgcataactgtttgcgtttatgagatacagggcgattttggaaattgatacttttcggaccccCTCCTTTATCTCCGGAGTTATTAAAAATAATGATGAGCTAAAAATTACGTCTGATTCAGAATtttgcgtagaatccagtggcatactcaatttttttttcggggtatggtttttgaagatacgacacaagcattttttttttttcgatgtattttattacttcgttgaattcgttatGTTTTACCCTCCAAAATGATGTATAATCTATATAGGtcggatgttcagaaatgctaaaaaacactaaaacatcacataatgttGATTTTTTGTTTCTGTTGATGCACGAAGTTCTTCGTGACTATTGTGTCTGAAacacaataataattcatagcgaTGACAACTAGATCAGACTTGTTTTTTCTCTCCAATGCCTACTTCATAAAACAATGCATTCAAATTCATAGTAGCCATGATAACAACAAGGATGTTTGTATCATACATGATCTATTACTTTTAATAATCAAAAGTAATAATCCTCTTATTGAAACTTGAGAAATTCATGGCCCActaacaaaaatcatcattatgtgaatGTGTTTCATAAATGAAAagagttatgcaaaatctgattaggtcaacttgaatttcacaaaaaagGAGGACAGGAATGTGAAAACCGCAAGACAACCCAgtaacctggctgtctcacccaaaatgggatgcactgtacactGTGTTCCATTTTGGTTGAGACTTCACTGTATCCCAGCTATTATTGAAGATAGAGAAATGCGGTTTTCGCGACCCTGTATCGGTTTTTTGTAAAACTTTTAAAGCCACAAACAGATGTATTCCAACTACTTTTGTTCCTGGAAATACAGGGCGAAAACGAAAATGTTCACTGGAGTATCATTATTTCTCAGGCCCTGTATAAGATAGAAAACAATGAAAACAGCTTGTAATAGATATTTTTACATAAAAGTCAGGTgcgtattcaaatttttttttggagcacTGTTTTTGAGATTTGGCACAAACTTggtattttttaaatggaatacCCATCATATTTTAACgtcaaatttctgaatttttttttctgaatacattGATGTATCGCCACCAAAACTTTAATAAATTTTAGCttcaaaaatcagaaaaatccatatttatgttttttttctaTACTAGGCCATGAATTCTCTCACATATGCatgttgaaaacaaaaaattatatctcGGCACAGATTCAACATTAAAAACTGTtattacacaaatcaaattagaaaattaattacaaaaacaaaaaaacatatAAATCTAATAAAATTGTTCAAACTGCCGTCCATTTTGTCTTATGAATAAACTACATACAGTTTCAATTCGCCTTAAGGCATTTAAAATTGAAAGGGTTGCCTTTGTAAGTTTCTGATTGCTTCTTCGGTTGAGGCTCGGAGTTCATCTATGTATATTATTATGccgattttcataaattttattttttaggtaTGACGATATAAAGCAGTCTAAAATACCTAAGTCCGGTGACCTCGGGGACCATCTGATTGGCCCGTGTGTGCCAATCCAGCGTCTACCaaaatcacagattacagagtaatctgTGACCAAAATGAGTACTCGAATATTCTGGAACTAGCCTTGAACTATGAGCGGGCACTCCATCTTGCTGGAAATATATCTGATGTCGCTGTGCCAAAGGTATGTccatattcttttgaaatatatttcagGTATCGTTGGACCCTCAAAAATTGTATATACAATTTTAGTGACCAATACAAAACTCATACAGGGCTTGAGAAATAATATCTCAAAAAGTTAACATTGTCGTTTTTGCCCTGTATCTCATGAACAAAAGTAGgtggaatatttctgtttgtGGCTTTAAAAGTTTTACAAAAAAAGTGCGAGTGTAAGAGACAGGTAatggcccgacgatcatttctctctttctataaaatagccaatttcttgctggcattgctcaatccatgtctctatgtttaTGTTTAGACAGTGCTTCATATTTCTTAATGCCTGATCACAGACAAATATATATTGGGGAGATGATTCTTGCCCAGGGCGCCATTGTTGCCAAGGCCGGCCCTGTTTGAGATTTATGTTATAACAAATAGCTTTATCGGGAAATTGAGCACTGGCCTGATAGTCCATATCGATGATCCAATTCTAATGATCATTCTTGATTCAAATTATAATTAATTTAATGAATCCTATCAATTTATAGTTTACTCAAGATTGAAAAAGATTCACGCCCGTTTGCGCAAACGAATTTAAGGCAGACTCATTCATTTcttcgatttccatttccagTTACTATAGGATTCACTGAACTGagtattcataaaaaattgtccaagataatgaaaaaaatgagaTCTAATGTTTTCATTTGCATTCAAAAACTACATGGGTCAATATTCTAAATGGGACCATATTATTGATGACCAACCTGGGTCATATAAGGATCTATTTTAACGAGTTTTGTATGAGTAATTTTTGGTGGAATGCTACATTCAGACAAGTTCAACCTTCTTTTAAAAAAGAAGACTCCTACATGTGACAATAAAAATGGTTGTGTGGGATTCAGAGAGTAATGATAATCTTAATGATATAAATCAAGAAAGTAATGTCAATATTAACATGTTGACTatccccattctaatttttctTCACCCCGCACGTCCAACACATTTACCCAAAGATAAGGGttacttttgagtgataaattatatattctatgaaaaaattaattctccATCCATTTGGAAGAGTTCATGTTCAAAATTTCTCAAGTCCAATAGAAGACTGGATGCTGACGTTTCTTGAATCACGTATTATTCattatgattgaggttatcaatacataATTCTTCAAGACGTTCAACCCATAAAAACCGACGACATTGAAGCGTTCATGAAAATTAACCATATTTATTTTGAACGTTAAATGAAACtcatacgactcatggactcctggcgaaaatctTTATACATCATATGTGATGCACGGCACAGTTAACGTGTTAATAGCTATGTGAGGTCAGGttgatttttgaaattaaaagaGTTGCAAGTCTTTAGAACTAAAAACCCCTCTTTGGGTTTGTAACATTTGTGAGGAAACAAAACTTCAATTTCAAGTTGTTCTGGGCAACAAAAATTCTTTGAGCAACTAATCCTTCAACAGCAAATAAATTTATTACATTAAACTCCTATTCATACTAAATTAAACTCATTTCTTCTCTTCACTTGGTTGCTTCAGGACACTATCAATGCCCACCTTTTCAAGAGTTTCAATCAGTTCGCCACTTTGATGCATATTTAAAAGGATGTCACAACCTCCAATGAACTCCCCATTTATATAAAGTTGAGGAATAGTGGGCCAATTAGAAAATTCTTTTATGCCTGTAATGATAGGATATGTATCATTTATTTACTTTCCACTAATAATGATTACCTTGTCTCAATGAATCATCTTGTAAAACATCGTGAGCTTCATACTTTACACCGTGCATTCTCAAAATTTGTACTACAGCATTACTAAAACCACATCTTGGTTGTTCAGGTACTCCTTTCATGAACAACACTACTTTGGATTTAGTGACTAGATCTTTTATTTTGGCATTGCTTTCTgtagaaaaatatttaaaatatgtATTAGAAGCAATTAAGAGCTTTCTGGTAATATTGTTCATTCTGGATTAAATTTATATTTATCAAATTTTAAGGTTACAGCACAGAAAAAACGTTAAATCAGAAATGTCAGATATCCAATATGTGACCACAGATAACATAGTTTATCTCCTACTTAAACTAGTTCTGATCAAACTGCGGTGAACCaagaagcaaagattatagagttaactctataatctttccAAATAGCATATCTTCTCGTAGTGAGCCgtctttttttgtttgaaaacaACGGTTTTGAATAATATAGGTATATTCATATATTAAAGATGAAGAGTATTTTTAGTTCTGTGATAAAGAGATAACCCTTTGGTTTGTGTCTATGACGGGCACATAACCTaacaaattttatttgtttatcAATTTGAGTAAAGTAAATTTCACATGCAATGGAATCGTTGTTTCTACTATGTTGAAATATTAACGATTGCAAAGCTTGTTTTATTTTATCCGGTTCAAACTTAAGTGCATACGAAGTTcacaatggaaaaaaaattcgaacaagGTGAAAGGATTTTGATAGTGTTGAATAGTGGAGAAAATTTCGAAGGAGATTACGTGAAAGGCTCTGACACCAGAATcgaaatagaaaattttttgcACTATGAGTCAGGCAATAAGTTTGATTCCAAATGGACTTTTTACAAAGGTGAAATCAGCTCTGTTTTGCGAATAGGCAAAAAAAAACCAGATACAGTTGAAACTCCAGTTGATAATTctgataataaaattctgataccAAGAGAAGAGTATGAAAGACTGATAAAGATGACAGATGATTATATTGTTATAAAAACCGATGATAAGACATACTTTGATAGTGTAGAAAAATTGGCAAATTATGAATCTCTTGGAGTAATTGCCAGTAACTGCGAAAGAGGACGCAATGGAAGAATTAAAATGTTAGCTTTGAGTACATGGAAACAAATTTATAtatttgattttcacaatttccgaAGCAAACAGTTTCCAAAAGAGTTAGCCGACATATTACAGTCTCATTATATCCAAAAAGTTGTTTTCAACGGGGGACCCTTCATAGATTGTATGCTGCATGCTTATAAGATACCTGTGAACCATGTTTTCGATGTTCAGGTATTGTATAGATCTCCTTAATATAATAGTTAAATTAAATCTagatatgatgaaaaaaaaattgcgccTGTGTTTGGAGCATGAAAATACATGCCATCATCTTTGGGAATCACAGAGGGGGGTTTGAGTTAGATTGTGTTGACTGCTAGGTGGTCAGATTTTGTAAATACTAACTAGATTCTATTAGCATTCAAGTTCTATAGGGCTGAGAGTTGTGTTTCTTTGATAAGCTTAGATAAGGCATTTTGATTATTTATGTATGTAAAAGTCTTATAGGCCTTATTATCTTACTATAGTATAATAAGACCTACTGACAAGGTTTTTTAAAATGATCATCTTTGTTTTTCTTTACAACATATGTtgccattttttgtttttatttgagttcaattaaaaatgaaatttggtgATTGGAATACATAGTTTCTGATTCATTCCAAATCATCCTTAGCTAGGCCTCATTACCCGCACTTACCTTAGTTGCATTACATACTTTGTTTTCACATGATATATCAGATAAATCAATTTCTCATTTTACAGATTTCCCACCTTCTCCTTGTGAAAAACTCAACTGGAAAATGCGAAGAAGAATTGCCCACTATTGGTCAGTGCCTaacgaaatatttcaatttttcctcaTCTTTCATGA
Proteins encoded:
- the LOC123309061 gene encoding glutaredoxin-related protein 5, mitochondrial; the encoded protein is MNNITRKLLIASNTYFKYFSTESNAKIKDLVTKSKVVLFMKGVPEQPRCGFSNAVVQILRMHGVKYEAHDVLQDDSLRQGIKEFSNWPTIPQLYINGEFIGGCDILLNMHQSGELIETLEKVGIDSVLKQPSEEKK
- the LOC123309060 gene encoding piRNA biogenesis protein EXD1-like, whose product is MEKKFEQGERILIVLNSGENFEGDYVKGSDTRIEIENFLHYESGNKFDSKWTFYKGEISSVLRIGKKKPDTVETPVDNSDNKILIPREEYERLIKMTDDYIVIKTDDKTYFDSVEKLANYESLGVIASNCERGRNGRIKMLALSTWKQIYIFDFHNFRSKQFPKELADILQSHYIQKVVFNGGPFIDCMLHAYKIPVNHVFDVQISHLLLVKNSTGKCEEELPTIGQCLTKYFNFSSSFMTSCMEILNDSWEVRPVDVDKLKKISRLVTYLIILKDHQMALMLKDYNKAVQGYHDLFTKSTNYHLMEMTSNRKCTKQIDTLIPNSLLEFNSLKSIKYQ